One genomic region from Haloprofundus salinisoli encodes:
- a CDS encoding TOBE domain-containing protein translates to MTLSARNRLSGTIESLEIGESTAEVQLELNDGQTVAAVITANSAERLDLTEGESVDAVVKATDVMIDA, encoded by the coding sequence ATGACGCTCAGCGCGCGCAACCGACTCTCGGGGACCATCGAGTCCCTCGAAATCGGCGAGAGCACCGCGGAAGTACAGCTCGAACTGAACGACGGACAGACGGTGGCGGCGGTCATCACTGCGAACTCCGCCGAGCGCCTCGACCTCACGGAGGGCGAGTCCGTCGACGCCGTCGTGAAAGCGACCGACGTGATGATAGACGCCTAA
- a CDS encoding sodium/proline symporter, producing the protein MDTVGDYVIGGRRIGPVVTGFSERASEMSGWLTLGVPGDAYSTGIMAFFNGLGMIPADLFAWAGIAKRLRKYTEIVRAVTLPTFFEYRLGDDTGMVKGVSSVVLMLFEGGYVGAQIVAAGTLLEVLTGVDTVVGILVGGVIVIGYTFLGGYFAVAWSDYFQGAIILIAFIILPAIAFVNYGLPFEAVAETAGSSYTSITAGLTGWAALFGIISYAAIGLGVPGNPHIMVRFMGIDRVKNVRTAALVAQLFMFVAYIGAALVGLYALAVFGQGGVADIDNAMPRLTLELLPGVVAGIVLAAALAAMMSSADSQLLVATSAVVEDVYHGFFNEDATEEQLVRYSRVVTFVLGGASVAFAFAASGTPIYTLVLDYAWGGLGAAIGPTVIAALWWKRVTAEGSVASMVVGTVTMVTWTQLSTILGMLNAMPSESSEFLYGLVGVYGLFPAFVLSSLTLVVVSLLTRPPEGVEDDFDVFEKPLSAVVSERQRGGTPDYVTDGGRDRPKAVTEADNIRAHVAASEYWRDGDGAADESREA; encoded by the coding sequence ATGGACACCGTCGGTGACTACGTCATCGGCGGTCGCCGCATCGGCCCCGTCGTCACGGGCTTTTCGGAGCGCGCCTCCGAGATGAGCGGGTGGCTCACGCTGGGCGTTCCCGGCGACGCCTACTCGACCGGCATCATGGCCTTCTTTAACGGGCTGGGGATGATTCCGGCCGACCTGTTCGCGTGGGCCGGTATCGCGAAGCGACTCCGCAAGTACACCGAGATCGTCCGCGCGGTCACGCTACCGACGTTCTTCGAGTACCGCCTCGGCGACGACACCGGGATGGTCAAGGGCGTCTCCTCGGTCGTCCTCATGCTGTTCGAGGGCGGTTACGTCGGCGCGCAGATCGTCGCCGCCGGGACGCTGTTGGAGGTGCTCACCGGCGTCGACACCGTCGTCGGCATCCTCGTCGGCGGCGTCATCGTCATCGGCTACACGTTCCTCGGCGGCTACTTCGCCGTCGCGTGGTCCGACTACTTCCAGGGCGCTATCATCCTCATCGCGTTCATCATCCTCCCGGCCATCGCGTTCGTCAACTACGGGCTCCCGTTCGAGGCGGTCGCCGAGACCGCGGGCTCGTCGTACACCAGCATCACCGCCGGGCTGACCGGCTGGGCGGCGCTGTTCGGCATCATCAGCTATGCCGCCATCGGGCTGGGCGTCCCCGGCAACCCGCACATCATGGTGCGGTTCATGGGTATCGACCGCGTGAAGAACGTCCGGACCGCGGCACTCGTCGCGCAGCTGTTCATGTTCGTCGCCTACATCGGCGCGGCGCTGGTCGGCCTCTACGCGCTCGCCGTCTTCGGACAGGGCGGCGTCGCCGACATCGACAATGCGATGCCGCGGCTCACGCTCGAACTCCTGCCCGGCGTCGTCGCCGGCATCGTCCTCGCGGCCGCGCTCGCGGCGATGATGTCGAGCGCCGACTCCCAGCTGCTCGTCGCGACCAGCGCCGTCGTCGAGGACGTCTACCACGGCTTCTTCAACGAGGACGCCACCGAGGAGCAGCTGGTTCGGTACTCCCGCGTCGTCACCTTCGTGCTCGGCGGCGCGAGCGTCGCGTTCGCGTTCGCCGCCTCCGGGACGCCCATCTACACGCTCGTACTCGACTACGCGTGGGGCGGGTTGGGCGCGGCCATCGGGCCGACGGTCATCGCCGCGCTGTGGTGGAAGCGCGTCACCGCCGAGGGCTCCGTCGCCAGCATGGTCGTTGGGACGGTGACGATGGTCACCTGGACACAGCTGTCGACCATCCTCGGGATGCTGAACGCGATGCCCTCGGAGTCCTCGGAGTTCCTCTACGGTCTCGTCGGCGTCTACGGGCTGTTCCCGGCGTTCGTCCTCTCGTCGCTCACGCTGGTCGTCGTCTCGCTTCTCACTCGACCGCCCGAGGGCGTCGAGGACGACTTCGACGTGTTCGAGAAACCGCTGTCGGCGGTCGTCTCCGAGCGCCAGCGCGGCGGGACGCCCGACTACGTGACCGACGGCGGCCGCGACCGGCCGAAAGCCGTCACCGAAGCCGACAACATCCGTGCGCACGTCGCCGCGTCGGAGTACTGGCGCGACGGCGACGGTGCGGCCGACGAGAGTCGGGAGGCGTGA
- the ndk gene encoding nucleoside-diphosphate kinase: MSHHNERTFVMVKPDGVQRGLIGDIVSRFEDRGLKLAAAKFMQIDEDLAHEHYGEHEGKPFFDGLVEFITSGPVFAMVWEGADATRQVRRMMGETDPADSAPGTIRGDFGLDLGRNVIHGSDHEDEGANEREISLFFDDEELLDYERVDEQWLYEDEDH; encoded by the coding sequence ATGAGCCACCACAACGAGCGCACGTTCGTGATGGTCAAGCCCGACGGCGTCCAGCGCGGCCTCATCGGCGACATCGTCTCCCGATTCGAAGACCGCGGTCTGAAACTCGCCGCGGCGAAGTTCATGCAGATCGACGAGGACCTCGCCCACGAGCACTACGGCGAGCACGAGGGCAAGCCGTTCTTCGACGGCCTCGTCGAGTTCATCACCTCCGGACCCGTCTTCGCGATGGTCTGGGAGGGCGCGGACGCGACCCGTCAGGTCCGCCGCATGATGGGCGAGACCGACCCCGCCGACTCCGCGCCGGGCACCATCCGGGGCGACTTCGGTCTCGACCTCGGCCGGAACGTCATCCACGGCTCCGACCACGAGGACGAGGGCGCGAACGAGCGCGAAATCAGCCTGTTCTTCGACGACGAGGAACTGCTCGACTACGAGCGCGTCGACGAGCAGTGGCTCTACGAAGACGAAGACCACTAA
- a CDS encoding 50S ribosomal protein L24e, with translation MPQNRDCDYCGANIEPGTGTMFVRTDGTVIHYCSSKCEKNADLGRESRDLEWTEAGGAPTGGSE, from the coding sequence ATGCCACAGAACCGAGACTGCGACTACTGCGGCGCGAACATCGAACCCGGAACGGGCACGATGTTCGTCCGCACCGACGGAACCGTCATCCACTACTGCTCCTCGAAGTGCGAGAAGAACGCCGACCTCGGCCGCGAATCTCGCGACCTCGAGTGGACCGAAGCGGGCGGTGCGCCGACGGGAGGCTCCGAGTAA
- a CDS encoding 30S ribosomal protein S28e — translation MSAEESTNDSTSAEVIEIVGKTGMHGEAMQVKCRIREGSNQGRIITRNVLGPVREGDVLQLRETQRDADSIGGQ, via the coding sequence ATGAGCGCAGAAGAGAGTACCAACGACTCGACCTCGGCTGAGGTCATCGAGATCGTTGGCAAGACCGGGATGCACGGCGAGGCCATGCAGGTCAAATGCCGCATCCGCGAAGGCTCGAACCAGGGCCGCATCATCACGCGCAACGTGTTGGGTCCCGTCCGAGAGGGCGACGTGCTCCAGCTCCGCGAGACCCAGCGTGACGCGGACTCCATCGGAGGCCAGTAA
- the rpl7ae gene encoding 50S ribosomal protein L7Ae, with amino-acid sequence MPVYVDYEVPADLAERALEALEVARDTGTVKKGTNETTKAIERGNADLVYVAEDVSPEEIVMHLPDLAEEKGIAYIFVETQDDIGHAAGLEVGSAAAAIVDAGEADEDVEDIASKVEDLQ; translated from the coding sequence ATGCCAGTTTACGTCGATTACGAAGTCCCGGCCGACCTCGCCGAGCGCGCTCTCGAAGCGCTCGAGGTCGCCCGAGACACCGGAACGGTAAAGAAGGGAACCAACGAGACGACCAAAGCAATCGAGCGCGGTAACGCCGACCTCGTGTACGTCGCCGAAGACGTCTCCCCCGAGGAGATCGTCATGCACCTGCCCGACCTCGCCGAGGAGAAGGGCATCGCCTACATCTTCGTCGAGACGCAGGACGACATCGGCCACGCGGCCGGTCTCGAAGTCGGCAGCGCCGCTGCCGCCATCGTCGACGCCGGCGAGGCCGACGAGGACGTCGAAGACATCGCCTCGAAGGTCGAGGACCTGCAGTAA
- the tmcA gene encoding tRNA(Met) cytidine acetyltransferase TmcA, whose translation MDVAALADRLRDEAERANERRLLVLAGDRDAGIDAAYTALDAAGIPDDDVTIVTSREGFRFERYAPTHASNLLGRTRKAVVLDAHEKFSPNALGQVVGAVDGGGLLVLLTPPLDEWPDRREWFDDHLSVPPFDADDVGVRFRRRLVGTLSEHPGVAVVDVDSGTVERDGLTDPWPARPHDSPVRPANATFPEAVYDACLTGDQAETVRALEVLRDPGHAVVVEADRGRGKSSAAGIAAGALAAAGKDVLVTAPAFRSAREVFVRAAAVVDALDCRADDGDRSGENRVETTTGGRVRFAAPVDAAEVLGGGEDADSPDVVLVDEAAALPVRLLSNFLDAAAVGFFTTVRGYEGAGRGFSVRFRDRLDESESEVSNGTLAEPIRYAPGDPLEIWAFRALLLDARPPVDQLVEDATPDSVEYRAFDADDLLADEHLLRELFGLLVLAHYRTEPNDLARILDAPNLSVRALLHDGRVVSVALLAREGGLSDSTRRRMYEGQRVAGNMIPDVLTSQLRDEGAAVPVGYRVLRIATHHAARSRGLGSRLLAEVRDEFGERVDWLGVGYGATPELLSFWRENGYRTVHLSTTRNDTSGEYSAVMLNPLSESGRALAERHSRWFRERAIGVLSDPLGDADADVVRATLRATDAGPDPTFSAHEWRVVVGASYGPGLYVAAPEAFRRLALAHLVDGGADLSPREERLLVRKALQARSWGTVADELDYVSTGQCMRALGAAFRPLVDRYGAGESVVAEERERFSDSS comes from the coding sequence ATGGACGTGGCCGCCCTCGCCGACCGCCTCCGCGACGAGGCCGAGCGTGCGAACGAACGCCGACTGCTCGTGCTCGCCGGCGACCGCGACGCCGGCATCGACGCCGCCTACACCGCGCTCGACGCCGCCGGTATCCCCGACGACGACGTGACCATCGTCACCTCGCGCGAGGGCTTTCGCTTCGAGCGTTACGCGCCGACCCACGCGTCGAACCTCCTCGGCCGGACGCGGAAGGCGGTCGTGCTCGACGCTCACGAGAAGTTCTCGCCGAACGCGCTCGGGCAGGTCGTCGGCGCGGTCGACGGCGGCGGCCTGCTCGTGCTCCTGACGCCGCCGCTCGACGAGTGGCCCGACCGCCGCGAGTGGTTCGACGACCACCTCTCGGTGCCGCCGTTCGACGCCGACGACGTGGGAGTTCGGTTCAGGCGGCGACTCGTCGGGACGCTCTCGGAACATCCGGGCGTCGCGGTCGTCGACGTCGATTCCGGGACCGTAGAGCGCGACGGTCTCACGGACCCGTGGCCCGCTCGCCCCCACGACTCACCGGTCAGACCGGCGAACGCGACGTTTCCCGAGGCGGTGTACGACGCGTGTCTCACCGGCGACCAGGCGGAAACTGTCCGCGCGCTCGAGGTACTCCGCGACCCAGGCCACGCCGTCGTCGTCGAAGCCGACCGCGGACGCGGCAAGTCGAGTGCCGCGGGTATCGCCGCGGGTGCGCTCGCCGCAGCGGGTAAAGACGTACTCGTCACCGCGCCGGCGTTCCGGAGCGCCCGCGAGGTGTTCGTTCGTGCCGCCGCAGTCGTCGACGCGCTCGACTGCCGCGCCGACGACGGGGACCGGAGCGGGGAGAACCGCGTCGAGACCACGACCGGGGGCCGGGTTCGGTTCGCCGCCCCCGTCGACGCCGCCGAGGTACTCGGCGGAGGAGAGGACGCAGACAGCCCCGACGTGGTACTCGTCGACGAGGCGGCGGCGCTTCCGGTTCGCCTGCTCTCGAACTTTCTCGACGCGGCCGCGGTCGGCTTCTTTACGACCGTACGCGGCTACGAGGGCGCGGGTCGAGGGTTCTCCGTTCGGTTCCGCGACCGACTCGACGAGAGCGAGTCCGAGGTTTCGAACGGGACGCTCGCGGAGCCGATTCGCTACGCGCCGGGCGACCCGCTCGAAATCTGGGCGTTTCGGGCGCTGTTGCTCGACGCGCGCCCGCCGGTCGACCAACTCGTCGAAGATGCGACGCCCGACTCGGTCGAGTACCGCGCGTTCGACGCCGACGACCTGCTCGCCGACGAGCACCTCCTTCGAGAGCTGTTCGGCCTGCTCGTGCTCGCGCACTACCGCACCGAGCCGAACGACCTCGCCCGGATACTCGACGCGCCGAACCTCTCGGTCCGGGCGCTGCTGCACGACGGGCGCGTCGTCTCCGTCGCGCTGTTGGCGCGCGAGGGTGGGCTCTCCGACTCGACGCGGCGGCGGATGTACGAGGGTCAGCGCGTCGCGGGGAACATGATTCCCGACGTGCTGACGAGTCAACTCCGAGACGAGGGGGCGGCAGTGCCGGTCGGCTACCGCGTGCTCCGCATCGCGACCCACCACGCCGCTCGGTCTCGCGGACTCGGCTCTCGGCTGCTCGCCGAGGTGCGAGACGAGTTCGGAGAACGGGTCGACTGGCTCGGCGTTGGCTACGGCGCGACGCCCGAGTTACTCTCCTTCTGGCGCGAAAACGGCTATCGGACGGTCCACCTCTCGACGACGCGAAACGACACCAGCGGCGAGTACTCGGCGGTCATGCTGAACCCGCTGTCGGAGTCCGGCCGCGCGCTCGCCGAGCGACACTCGCGGTGGTTCCGCGAGCGCGCGATCGGCGTTCTCTCGGACCCGCTCGGAGACGCCGACGCCGACGTCGTCCGGGCGACGCTGCGAGCGACCGACGCGGGACCCGACCCGACGTTCTCGGCGCACGAGTGGCGCGTCGTCGTCGGTGCGTCGTACGGCCCCGGTCTCTACGTCGCCGCCCCCGAGGCGTTCCGGCGGCTCGCGCTGGCACACCTCGTCGACGGGGGTGCGGACCTCTCGCCCCGCGAGGAACGCCTGCTCGTTCGGAAAGCGCTCCAGGCTCGGTCCTGGGGCACTGTCGCCGACGAACTCGACTACGTCTCGACGGGTCAGTGCATGCGGGCGCTCGGAGCGGCGTTTCGACCGCTCGTCGACCGCTACGGCGCGGGAGAGTCGGTCGTCGCCGAGGAGCGAGAACGGTTCTCCGACAGCTCCTGA
- a CDS encoding DUF456 domain-containing protein, translated as MEPLGWIALALLVLGVVGSVAPLLPGALTSLAGVYLYWWSTDFGEPGALAVAGLTLVGLTAVVLDYFAGPIAAKYGGASTATTLVAAAVGFLAFFVAGPPGIILGVAGTVFALEFYRNQDANASFKTALFATVGVLASAAIQVVLTLLMLVAFVLVVFL; from the coding sequence GTGGAACCTCTCGGCTGGATCGCGCTCGCGCTGTTGGTTCTCGGCGTCGTCGGCAGCGTCGCGCCGTTGCTCCCCGGCGCACTCACGTCGCTCGCAGGTGTGTATCTCTACTGGTGGTCGACGGACTTCGGCGAACCCGGGGCGTTGGCCGTCGCCGGTCTCACGCTCGTCGGACTCACTGCCGTCGTACTCGACTACTTCGCCGGACCCATCGCCGCCAAATACGGCGGCGCGTCGACGGCGACGACGCTCGTCGCGGCCGCCGTCGGCTTTCTCGCGTTCTTCGTCGCCGGGCCGCCCGGAATCATCCTCGGCGTCGCCGGAACCGTCTTCGCGCTCGAATTCTACCGCAACCAGGACGCGAACGCGAGTTTCAAGACGGCGCTGTTTGCGACGGTCGGCGTGTTGGCCTCGGCGGCCATACAGGTCGTGTTGACGCTTTTGATGCTCGTCGCGTTCGTCCTCGTCGTGTTTCTCTGA
- a CDS encoding glutamate--tRNA ligase translates to MDDDLRARVEAEAEKHALFNAVKYESDADVGAVMGPLMGENPEFRPHGGEIPGVVGGVVADVNAMDHETRRERLGELAPDLLEDLDSEDEEDEQVLPDLPNVDAYDEVRMRAAPNPNGPWHIGHARMPAVIGTYKALYDGSFIVRFDDTDPETKRPELDAYDAILDDVDYLGFEPDDVLRASDRLDIYYDHARELIEKGGAYTCSCSGEAFSELKNSGEPCPHRGKDPETTLREFEALVDGEYNSGEMVLRVKTDIEHKNPALRDFVAFRVIDTPHPREEAEEYRLWPMLDFQSGIDDHLTGVTHIIRGIDLQDSAKRQRFVYDYFGWEYPEVVHWGHVQIDEYGVKMSTSTIKRLIEEGELDGWDDPRAPTIKSLRRRGIRGEAIVESMVGLGTSTSNVDLAMSTVYANNRALVDDEAPRYFLVRDGVEPTTDNAPEVGPAVELPLSGGPDAGHPPLHPDHEDRGRRTVPVGDAVLVEEADLPDDGERVWLKGYGCVRSEGSALEYVGDDIDVVRDEGVDVIHWTPAEENVSVTMRTMDGDVTGHAEPDFGDAAVDDVVQFERVGFARVDSQADDEAVAYFSHD, encoded by the coding sequence ATGGACGACGACCTTCGAGCGCGCGTCGAGGCGGAAGCCGAGAAGCACGCGCTGTTCAACGCCGTGAAGTACGAGAGCGACGCCGACGTCGGCGCGGTGATGGGGCCGCTCATGGGTGAGAACCCCGAGTTCCGCCCGCACGGCGGCGAGATCCCGGGCGTCGTCGGCGGTGTCGTCGCCGACGTTAACGCGATGGACCACGAGACGCGCCGCGAGCGACTCGGCGAACTCGCGCCCGACCTGCTCGAAGACCTCGACAGCGAAGACGAGGAAGACGAGCAGGTGCTCCCGGACCTCCCGAACGTCGACGCGTACGACGAGGTGCGGATGCGCGCCGCGCCGAATCCGAACGGCCCGTGGCACATCGGCCACGCCCGGATGCCCGCGGTCATCGGGACGTACAAAGCGCTGTACGACGGCTCCTTCATCGTCCGCTTCGACGACACCGACCCCGAGACGAAGCGACCGGAGCTCGACGCCTACGACGCCATCTTGGACGACGTCGACTACCTCGGCTTCGAACCGGACGACGTGCTCCGGGCGTCGGACCGCCTCGACATCTACTACGACCACGCCCGCGAACTCATCGAGAAGGGTGGTGCGTACACCTGTTCCTGCTCGGGCGAGGCGTTCTCCGAACTGAAGAACTCGGGTGAACCGTGCCCGCACCGCGGGAAAGACCCCGAGACGACGCTCCGGGAGTTCGAGGCGCTCGTCGACGGCGAGTACAACTCCGGGGAGATGGTGCTCCGCGTGAAGACCGACATCGAACACAAGAACCCCGCGCTGCGCGACTTCGTCGCCTTCCGCGTCATCGACACGCCGCACCCCCGCGAGGAGGCCGAGGAGTACCGCCTCTGGCCGATGCTCGACTTCCAGTCCGGCATCGACGACCACCTGACGGGCGTCACCCACATCATCCGCGGCATCGACCTGCAGGACTCCGCGAAGCGCCAGCGGTTCGTCTACGACTACTTCGGCTGGGAGTACCCCGAAGTCGTCCACTGGGGCCACGTCCAGATAGACGAGTACGGCGTGAAGATGTCCACCTCGACCATCAAACGCCTCATCGAGGAGGGCGAACTCGACGGGTGGGACGACCCGCGCGCACCCACCATCAAGAGCCTCCGTCGACGCGGTATCCGCGGCGAGGCCATCGTCGAGTCGATGGTCGGTCTCGGTACCTCCACGAGCAACGTCGACCTCGCCATGAGCACCGTCTACGCGAACAACCGGGCGCTCGTCGACGACGAAGCTCCCAGATATTTCTTGGTCCGCGACGGGGTCGAGCCGACGACCGACAATGCGCCCGAGGTCGGTCCCGCCGTCGAACTCCCGCTCTCGGGCGGTCCCGACGCGGGTCACCCGCCGCTTCACCCCGACCACGAGGACCGCGGCAGACGCACCGTCCCGGTCGGAGACGCGGTGCTCGTCGAGGAAGCGGACCTTCCCGACGACGGCGAGCGCGTCTGGCTGAAAGGCTACGGTTGCGTCCGCTCCGAGGGCAGCGCGCTCGAATACGTCGGCGACGACATCGACGTGGTGCGCGACGAGGGCGTCGACGTGATTCACTGGACTCCGGCCGAGGAGAACGTCTCAGTGACGATGCGGACGATGGACGGCGACGTGACGGGCCACGCCGAACCGGACTTCGGCGACGCGGCCGTCGACGACGTGGTGCAGTTCGAGCGCGTCGGCTTCGCTCGCGTCGACTCACAGGCCGACGATGAGGCCGTAGCGTACTTCAGCCACGACTGA
- the idsA3 gene encoding geranylfarnesyl diphosphate synthase, protein MSSNATEERVLAAVGERRELVNEAIDEEVPMAEPQRLYEATRYLLEAGGKRLRPAVALLAAEALADVAPLSTDYREFPALDGRRSDAPASQSEGSASDDEGTVDVMRAAVGLEVIQSFTLIHDDIMDDDDLRRGVPAVHEAYDTETAILAGDTLYSKAFELMTDTGAKPERGLEATRLLATTCTRICEGQALDVSFEHRDDILPDEYLEMIEYKTAVLYGAAASTPAVLMGADREVVDALYQYGIDAGCAFQIQDDVLDLTVPSEELGKQRGSDLVEEKETLITLHARQHDVDIAGLVDTESIDEVTETDIDAAVAELETVGSIEYAREMAEDLVEQSKERLTVLPDNEARGLLEDIADYLITRGY, encoded by the coding sequence ATGTCATCGAACGCGACAGAAGAGCGGGTACTGGCCGCCGTCGGCGAGCGACGCGAGCTCGTCAACGAGGCCATCGACGAGGAGGTGCCCATGGCCGAGCCACAGCGCCTCTACGAAGCCACGCGCTACCTCCTGGAGGCGGGTGGCAAGCGCCTCCGTCCCGCCGTCGCGCTTCTGGCCGCCGAAGCGCTCGCGGACGTCGCCCCGCTGTCGACGGACTACCGCGAGTTCCCGGCGCTCGACGGTCGCAGGAGCGACGCTCCTGCGAGCCAATCAGAAGGGTCGGCTTCTGATGACGAGGGAACCGTCGACGTGATGCGCGCCGCCGTCGGTCTCGAAGTCATCCAGTCGTTCACGCTCATCCACGACGACATCATGGACGACGACGACCTGCGCCGCGGCGTGCCCGCCGTCCACGAGGCGTACGACACGGAGACGGCTATCCTCGCCGGGGACACGCTCTACTCGAAAGCGTTCGAACTCATGACGGATACGGGTGCCAAACCCGAGCGGGGTCTCGAAGCGACCAGACTGCTCGCGACGACCTGTACGCGCATCTGCGAAGGACAGGCGCTCGACGTCTCCTTCGAGCACCGCGACGACATCCTCCCGGACGAGTACCTCGAGATGATAGAGTACAAGACGGCGGTGTTGTACGGAGCGGCGGCGTCGACGCCCGCAGTCCTGATGGGTGCGGACAGAGAAGTCGTCGACGCGCTCTACCAGTACGGCATCGACGCCGGCTGTGCGTTCCAGATTCAAGACGACGTGTTGGACCTCACCGTCCCCTCGGAGGAACTCGGCAAGCAGCGAGGGTCGGACCTCGTCGAGGAGAAGGAGACGCTCATCACGCTTCACGCGCGTCAACACGACGTGGACATCGCCGGACTCGTCGACACGGAGTCGATCGACGAGGTGACCGAGACCGACATCGACGCGGCCGTGGCGGAGCTCGAAACCGTCGGCAGCATCGAGTACGCCCGCGAGATGGCCGAAGACCTTGTCGAACAGAGCAAAGAGCGACTGACGGTGTTGCCGGACAACGAGGCGCGCGGCCTCCTCGAAGACATCGCCGACTACCTCATCACACGCGGCTACTGA
- a CDS encoding ribonuclease J: MEIEIATIGGYEEVGRQMTAVRAGNDVVVFDMGLNLSQVLIHDNVETEKMHSLDLIDMGAIPDDRVMSDLEGDVKAIVPTHGHLDHIGAISKLAHRYDAPIVASPFTIELVKQQVQGENKFNVNNDLVKMEAGETMSIGDSGKVELEFVNVTHSIIDAINPVVHTPEGAIVYGLDKRMDHTPVIGDPIDMKRFREIGREGNGVLAYIEDCTNAGRKGRTPSESVARRHLKDVMTSVEDYDGGIVATTFSSHIARVTSLVEFAKDIGRQPVLLGRSMEKYSGTAERLNFVDFPDDLGMYGHRKSVDRTFKRIMKEGKENFLPIVTGHQGEPRAMLTRMGRGETPYELDDGDKVIFSARVIPEPTNEGQRYQSEKLLKMQGARIYDDIHVSGHLREEGHYTMLDALQPQHVIPAHQNLKGLAPYVSLCESQGYTLGRDVHVTSNGNMIQLVQ; the protein is encoded by the coding sequence ATGGAAATCGAAATCGCAACCATTGGCGGCTACGAAGAAGTCGGTCGGCAGATGACTGCCGTCCGCGCCGGTAACGACGTCGTCGTCTTCGACATGGGTCTGAACCTCTCGCAGGTTCTCATCCACGACAACGTCGAGACCGAGAAGATGCACAGCTTGGACCTCATCGACATGGGGGCCATCCCGGACGACCGCGTCATGTCCGACCTCGAAGGCGACGTGAAGGCCATCGTCCCGACGCACGGCCACCTCGACCACATCGGCGCTATCTCGAAACTGGCGCACCGCTACGACGCGCCCATCGTCGCCAGTCCGTTCACCATCGAACTGGTGAAACAGCAGGTCCAGGGCGAGAACAAGTTCAACGTCAACAACGACCTCGTGAAGATGGAAGCCGGTGAGACGATGTCCATCGGCGACTCCGGCAAGGTCGAACTCGAGTTCGTCAACGTCACTCACTCCATCATCGACGCCATCAACCCCGTCGTCCACACGCCGGAGGGTGCCATCGTCTACGGCCTCGACAAGCGGATGGACCACACGCCGGTCATCGGCGACCCCATCGACATGAAGCGCTTCCGCGAGATCGGCCGCGAGGGCAACGGCGTCCTCGCGTACATCGAGGACTGCACGAACGCCGGTCGGAAGGGCCGCACGCCCTCCGAGTCCGTCGCTCGACGCCACCTCAAGGACGTGATGACCTCCGTCGAGGACTACGACGGCGGTATCGTCGCCACGACGTTCTCCAGTCACATCGCCCGCGTCACGAGTCTCGTCGAGTTCGCCAAGGACATCGGTCGACAACCCGTGCTCCTCGGTCGCTCGATGGAGAAGTACTCCGGCACCGCCGAACGGCTGAACTTCGTCGACTTCCCGGACGACCTCGGCATGTACGGTCACCGCAAGTCGGTCGACCGCACGTTCAAGCGCATCATGAAGGAGGGCAAGGAGAACTTCCTGCCCATCGTCACGGGTCACCAGGGCGAACCGCGCGCGATGCTCACCCGGATGGGCCGCGGCGAGACGCCGTACGAACTCGACGACGGCGACAAGGTCATCTTCTCGGCGCGAGTCATCCCGGAGCCGACCAACGAGGGCCAGCGCTACCAGTCCGAGAAGCTCCTGAAGATGCAGGGCGCGCGCATCTACGACGACATCCACGTCTCCGGCCACCTCCGCGAGGAGGGTCACTACACGATGCTCGACGCGCTGCAGCCCCAGCACGTCATCCCGGCTCACCAGAACCTCAAAGGGCTCGCGCCGTACGTCAGCCTCTGCGAGTCGCAGGGTTACACGCTCGGCCGGGACGTGCACGTGACGAGCAACGGGAACATGATCCAGCTGGTCCAGTGA